TCTGTCGATAGCCTACGCGCTGCAGGACAAGAACGCGCAGGCCCTGGATGCAGCGCGCAAGGCAGCGAAGCTGGACCCGAGCAACGTCCAACCTCTGCTTCTGCAGTCCGACGTCCTGGTAAAGGACAAGAGCCGTGCCGCAGAGGCCGAGAAGCTGGCCCGGAAGGCGCTTGCCATGGCGCCTGCGCTGCCGGGCTGCTACGTCGCCCTTGGTCGTGCACTGGCGAGACAGGGGAGATGGCAGGAGGCGGCGAAGGTCCTGTCACAGGCTCCGGCAACGCCGGACGTGGTGTACCTGTTGGGGACTGCACTGGAGATGACCGGCCGTCCCGAGGACGCCCGGGCCGCCTACACGCGATTGGTTGACGCAGCCGGCGAAACCACCGCCGGGAAGCTTGCGGCGAAGCGGCTTGAGGCGCTGGGGGATTGAGCCGCGCGCAGGCGGTCCGCCATGACGCATTATCCGCACGGATGCCTCGAGCAGGTCATCCATCGGCATCGACAATGCTCCGCTGCTCACGGAGTTCGTCCAGCCGGCGGAAGGCCCAGCGGATGTACTCCGCCTGGGACTTGACCCGTTGCTGAAGCGCCTCTTCCCCACCTTCTGCGGTGGCCTGCGTCGGGATGCCCCAGGCTCCGGTCTTCGTGGTCTTCTCGTACCCCACATAGTCGTTGAACTCCTGCCCCACGATGCCCGGCGAATCCACCGCAAGCTCCATATGCACCAGTTCGGGACGCAGGGCGAGGAGCAGGGACGTCTCGCCTTTGCCTGCGTGAGTCTCTTCGGGCACCGGGTCGCCGCGCTCAGGGTTGGGCCCGCCCGCCCAGATCAGCGACAAATCATCATGGCGGAAACTGATCTCGCGCATCGCAGGCTTCAGCACCCAGTTCCCACCGTGGGACGAAAACAGCACGATCTTGCGGAAACCGTGGTGATACAGGGACTCCACCAGGTCTTCCAGCACAGCCGCCAGCGTGGAAGGCCGGAGGGTGATGGTCCCCGGGAAAGCCATGTGCTCCCGGGAGCACCCGAAGGGCATGGCCGGGAGCACGTAGGCGTTGAGTTCTTCACCCAGGCGCCGGGCCACGGCATCAGCCACCATCCAGTCCACGCACAGCGGCAGATGGTGCCCATGCTGTTCGATGGCTCCGAAGGCGACGATTGCCGTGTCCACCCCGGAATCACGGATCTCTTTCCACGTGTTCTCGACGGTGACCATGCCTTGTCTCCAGTCGCGCCGGTTCAGCGCAGCGCCTTCTCGATGCTCCCCCAGTAGTCGCGGATCGCCTTGCCGATGATGCCGATGTCGGGCAGGACGCCGATGAGGTCGAAGCCCTGATCGATGCGGCGCTTGATGTCCTCGGGGGTAACCGCGAGAATCCCCGCGCGCTTTCCGGCGAACTTGGCCACGCGGAGCACGGTGTCTATGGCGCGGTCCACCTGCGGGTCATCGATCTGGCCCAGCTTCCCATAGCTGCTGGACAGGTCCATCGGGCCGATGAACAGCAGGTCCCAGCCTTCCGCCGCCGCGATCTGCGACGCCCGGCGTACCGCGTCATCGTGCTCAATCTGCAGGATGACGCAGATGTCCTCGTTGGCTTTCTTCACGTAGGCGAAGTTGTCCAGGCCCCAGCGACGGGCAGCCATGTCCGGGAAGTACCCGCGGTGCCCCGCAGGCGGGTACTTGCAGGCTGAAACAGCCTGCTTCGCCTCCTCCACGGTGTTCACAAAGGGGAAGATGACGCCGCGCACGCCCTGATCCAGCACCCATTTCGCGGCCCAGTCCTGCACACACGGCACCCGCACAATGGGGTTGATGCCGTGGCCCAGGCAGACACTCACGGCCGAACCCAGGTCCTGCACGGAATGGGGCCCGTGTTCCATGTCCACCCAGATGAAGTCGAAGGGCACGGCGCAGAGTTGCTCCACAATGGGCTGTGAGGGGATGAGGTTGATCGGGCCGATCACGGGTCCCCGGGTCATGAGTTCATTCAGGCTGGGCGGAAGTTGGGGCATGGCTATCAACTCCATCGGTTATTGGGATGCGTGGCGGGAGGTCATCTCCGAAACGGCTTACAGCCGGAACTTCGCCAGGAATATGTCAGCCGGTGTTGGCTGGCCCGGCGGCAGGGGCATCCATTCGTGCTGCGAGTAGTAGCTCATCGCCACGGTGCCGTCGGGCGCGAATGCCAGGCCACAGTAAGAGCAGTCCCCCGCGCTCGGGACGGTGAGAAGGTATTCGGCCCGGCCCTCGGTAATGTCCCAGACCGATGTATGGTGTCCCGAATCCGGCTCCACAGTTCCCGGCGGCAGGTCCCTGGACTGAGAGCGCCCGGCGCAGATCCAGCGGTCAGCCACCTTGAGAACCACCGGCGCATGGATCATCGCGCCCAGATCAGCCCATTCCCATTCGGTGTACGGCGCCCTGCTGCGTCCCAGCCACGAATGATTGTCCGGCTCGGTTGCCCGAAGGACGCAGTGAAGGACACCGGGTTCCGGCTGGTACAGCACGGGCTCGCCGGACCCGTAACCCTCGCGCATGAAGCAGTGGAGGCGCCAGTCTATGAAATCATCGCTGACCAGCAGGTGTACCGAGCGCATCAGCCGGTCTTCGCGTCGCGGGAAGTGATATGCGGCACACAGGAACCGGCCTTCAGCAGGAAGCACGCGCCAGAGCCAATAGTTGGGTGAATAGCACTGCCGTGGAACGGGCCAGCAGGTCCCATCGCGGGAGACAGTAACCTGCGACACCAGGTCATGGGGGGTATTGGGGATGCTGCCTTCCTGCCAGCGCGGGTACCAGGTACCCATGACCAGCCCAATGCGGTCGCCCGCGTCGACGAGCTTTGGGTCGCGGTCATCGCCGCCGGTGCTGATGCGCCCGCACACCTCCCAGGAATCAAGGTCCTCGGAGCGCATGACAAGCACGTGTCCGGGCGGCTGCAGGCCGTGATTGTCGGACTGGCGGAAGGTCAGGTAGTAATGCCCGCCCCACTCGAGAAGGTCGGTGAAGGCGTTGTGGAAGCCATCGGAGTAGATACGACGGACGTCAATGAGCTCTGCCATGTCCATCTCCCGGCCGCGTCACGGCTGGCCGCAGCGAGCCTATTCCAGCCGGGAGAGGAGATTCCTTCAGGTGTGTGTCGGTGTCGCGCCCGGATAACGGCCACGTCCGTGGCCGATCAACGCCGTCACCCTGGGCCGCTGGAGATAGAGCAGGAAGAACCGGTGCGCGTGGAGCCTTTCGCGCATACGGACATTTGGCGCTGCGCATCATTCGCGCCACAGACTGGACAGTCAGCCGGGTCGTGACGGCGTTGAAAGTCGGTCAGGAGTTCGAAGTGACTCCCGCACTTTCGGCAGCGGTATTCGTAGATCGGCATACTATTCACTTCCCTTCGCTGCGGTCGGATTGGCGAGAATATCACGGGCAAGGTTGAGCAGGTCTCGCAGACGATCGTCCGACGCTTGATAGCAGGTGCGGTTGCCCCTGCGCTGGGGAACGATCAGACCCCGGTCGCGAAGCACTCCGAGGTGCTGAGATATGCTTGGCTGGCTCTGTCCAAGACATTCGTGGAGGTCAGAGACGCAGGGCTCGCCGTTGAGCAGCCTGTGCAGGAGTGCGACCCTGACGGGGTGTCCCAAAGCTTTGAAAGCGTCGGCCAATTCGCGGTCTGCCGCGGTGGGCTCAGGCATGGACTCTATCTCCCTTCAGGATATTGTTATATTTCGATTAGTCTATACCACGGAAACACTCGCGTCAATCCATGCTAGCCTCTGACCAGGGTCATTGCATTGTCTTTTCTTTTGGTGGGATAGGAGGTAGGATACAGCAACACCCGCAGCAAAGGAGGCAGCATACATGAAAGCAACGCAGCGGGAGAGTCTGCTGGAGGCTTTGGAGAGAGTACCCGACCCTCGGTTCCGCCGAGGGCGACGGTACAGCCTGGCGTCGGTCTTGGCGTTGGCCGTATGCGCGATGGCGTGTGGCGCGCGCAGCCTGTACGCGATTGCGCAGTGGGGTCGGGATCATCGCGAACTGGTGTGCGAGGCATTGGGGATCCAGCGGCTGACGACCCCGGACTCGGCGACGCTGCATCGCATCTTCCGTAATCTGGACGTGGGAGCGTTTGAGCAGGTGCTGGGCGAGTGGCTGTGCGCGCGGGGCTTGAAGGAGGGCGAAGCGATTGCCCTCGACGGCAAGACGCTTCGTGGCATTCATGGGGATCAGGTGCCCGGAGTGCATCTGGTGGCGGCGTTCAGCCATTGCAGCGGGATCGTGCTGACCCAGGAGGCGGCGTCCGGCAAGGGACAGGAGTTGGCGGCGGTCAAGGCCGTACTGGCGCGTTTGGACCTGCAGGGGCACGTCGTGACCGGAGACGCGCTATTGGCGCAAAGGAGCCTGTGTGGGCAAGTGGTGAAAAAAGGGGCACTACCTGTTGCGAGTGAAGGCGAACCAACCGACGCTGTATGAGGGGATTGCGGTGTTGTTTTCTTCGGGCGTGGAGACATCGGCGCCGGTGCGCTGCGTGAGTAAGCATGGCGGGCGAGTAGAAGTTCGGGAATTGGTGGCGTCGACGATGCTCAACGAATGGGCACAGTGGCCTCACCTGGCTCAGGTTGCGCAACTGACCAGTTGGCGTACCGAGCGCGGCGAGACGACGCAAGAGACCCACTATCTCATCACCAGCCTGCCGCCCGAGCAGGCCGATCCGGGCCGCTTGCTGGAGTTGTCGCGGGGACACTGGGGGATCGAGAACCGGCTACACTGGGTGCGGGATGTGACCTTCGACGAAGACCGCTGTCAGGTGCGCAGCGGTGCGGCACCCCAGGTGATGTCAGCCCTGCGCAACTTTGTGATCGGCGTGCTGCGCTGCGCCGGGGCGAGCAACATCGCGGCGGCTCTACGTACGTACGCTGCACATCCAAATCGCGCATTGGCACTTGCTGCCGCTTGTCCATAGACAATGCAATGACCCTGGCCCCTGACAACGGCGACTCCTGATGTATGCGACTAGCATGTCTACATGTTCGCAAAGAATTGAATGAAGGTTCACACTGCATCCTTTGGTGTAACGTGCAGCTTTGCATATACTTTCGTGCCATCGGGAAGAGCTCAGACGCAGAATCGCCGCTTCTCATTCCCTGGAGGGCACGGATGAAGAAGAAGTGGTCCGCAGCGATGCTGTTTCTGCTCGTATCGTCGAAGGCGATGGCCGTGAGCATCCAGCCGATGATCATCGACAGCCCGCCTCCGGAGTTGGTTTCCCACAGTTCGGCGAGCCTCACTCCCGAGCAGTTGATGTCGGCAAAGACTCTGTCAGGCGTGCCCGCCTCCATGTGGTGGTACGGCTGCACTGCGACCTCCGCAGGAATGTTGTTCGGGTACTATGATAGCCATGGTTACCCGGATATGTTCAGTGGCGATATCGTGGGCGCTATCGACACAGCCACTGAACGCGATCTGATCGCCACTCAGGACCACATTGACGACTATTGGATCGCATACGACAGTGCCGGCCCGGACCCCTGGGAAGCCAACGGCTGGACGGAGCACACCTGGAGTACCTGCACCGCGGATTTCCTCGGTACGAACCAATGGAAATGGGACTACAGCTCATTCCCGAGTACAGACGGAACCCGTGACACGAATACTGACGGCGCGACGACCCTGTGGTTCTTCACGGACGGCTCCCCAACTTACGACGTGCAGATTGGAGCGCTCATGGGCGAAGACTATGGACAGCCTGACACCGGTTTGAGCCACGGTCTGAGGCTGTTTGCGGAGTCCCGTGGATACAGCGTTGCCTACGAAAATGGTAATTATCAGAGCTACAACCAGTATATTGACGCAATGGACCTTACCTACGGTTTCAGTTACGCAGACTACATGGCCGAGATCGACGCGGGGCGTCCAGTCTTGATCCACGTAACAGGCCACACCATGCTGGGGATCGGGTACGACGACACAGACGCCGACAAGGTCATCCTCTATGACACCTGGGACTATTCCCCACACTATATGGAGTGGGGCATGCAATACGCCGGAAGGCAGCACGAGGGAGTGACCGTGCTGAAGCTCGATCCGGCGCCAACACAGGACGTTCCAGAGCCTGGCACTGCCGCCTTGTTCGGCCTGGGCCTCGCGGGCTTCGCAGCATGGCGCAGGCGTAAGGCGGCCTAACGCTTTCCCAATGTGCTCCGGACAGATGGCTTCCGTGTGGACCCCGGCGATGGCCGGGGTCCGCCTTTTTCCGGACCCAAGGCGGGGAACCCGGGGAACGGTGCAGCCTGTTAGCACCATTCAGGTGGTTCACAATGGGCACGTACCCCGCAACCGGCGTTACTCTGCTGGTCCACAAGTACAAAGGCACCCAGCGGCTGGCCTCGTTCTACACCCGCGAGCGCGGGAAGGTTGAGGCGACCGTGAGCGGCGTGGGCAAGCCCGGGAGCAAGCTGGCCCCGGCGGTGGAGCCGCTGGTTCTGTCGCGCCTGTACTTCGCCGAGGGCCGCAACATGGACCGCCTCACCCAGTGCGAAGTAGTGGAGTCTTTCTACGAACTGCGCCAAGACCTGCAGCGTCTGTCTCTCGCCTCGTATGCCGCCGAACTCGTGGCACGCACCACTGAGCCGGGCCATCCAGACCCCGAGCTCTTCGACGCCCTGGTGCACACCCTCTCCGCTCTAACCGTGTCCGAGCAGCCGGAACTGGTCACATGGGCTTTCGCTTTGCGGTACCTGTGCCTGCACGGGATCGGCCCCAGACTGGACGAATGTGGCCTGTGCGGCGCTTGTGAGCCCCGAACCTGGCGCTATGTGGACCAGGTGGGCGGCATCGTCTGCGACGCGTGCAATGGCCCGCAGGGGCTGCCGATCTTGCCCCAGGTGCGGGCGGCGCTCAGGTCGCTGCTGCAGTTGCCACCGGAAAGGGTGGACCGCCTGCGCCTGAATCCGGGCATGAAAGAGCAAATTCGGCAGCTTCTGCGCAGGCACATCCGCTACCATGTGGGTGTGGAACTGCGAAGCGAGCAGTTCATGGAAAAGATGGCGCGAGCGGGGAGGATGGCAGTGGATGGGGAATAGTGAGTAGTTGATGGTGAACAGAGCGCGGCAGAGACGGAGAGCCCGAAACCGATGGCTGTACCCGGTTCGACCGCGCCCTCAGTCCCACGGGCGGAGGAGAACCTTCGCGCTCTTCCCTGACGCCATCGTCGCGAAGGCTTCGTCTACTCGGCTGAATCCAAAGGTGTGGCTGATCAGCTTCCGCGCATCCGGAAATCGCCGCAAAAAAGTGATCAAGTCGTCTATCGCCGACAGATTCTGGTGCCAGGCGGTGATGATCTCAATGCCCCGGCGGATGCCGTCACGGCTGGGGCTGAACTCAATGTTCCCCTGATTCTCCCCGATGAACGCCGCCCTGCCGAGTATGCCCAATGCGTCGATGCACAAGCGCTCCGCAACAGGGCTCCCTGACGCATCCACGGCCCGGTCCACGCCTTCGCCGCGAGTGAGTTCGCGCAGCGCTTCCAGCATGTCCGGGCGTGAGGGGTCGAGGGCGACCTCGGCGCCCAGTTCCAGTGCCCGAGCGCGACGCCAGGGCTCGAGGTCGGCGACAATCACCCGCGCGCCCAGGAAGGACGCCAAGGCCGTCGCCCCGAGGCCAACCGGCCCCAGGCCAGTGATGAGCACGGTATGGAAGGCGCTGACCTTCATACGCGTGAGCGCCTGATAGGCGGGGCTCAATCCGCAACCCATGAGGCTCGCGAGGTCATCCGGCACGTCGTCCGGAAGAACCGGGCAGAGCCAGTCCTGCTTGCGCACATACTGGGCGAAATGCCCGCCAGACCCCTCGGGTTTCTGGATGCAGTGGATGTAGTTGCCCGACCGGCATGACCGGCAGTCACCGCACCCGGAAACAGGGTTGATCAGCACACGCTCGCCAACCTTGCGGCGGGAAGCCGCACTGACCGCCGCCACCTCCCCTACTCCCTCGTGGCCCTGTCCCCGGTGTTCGCCCGGCGCGCGGTAGGCGTGCATATCGCTTCCGCAGATCGGTGACACGTTGACCTTGACCACGATCCATTCGCCTTCGGGGGTCGGGTCGGGCGCGTCCTCGAGCCAAGCTTTCTGATCGCCAAGGACCACGGTCTTCATGGGAAGACCTCCGGACGAGGTGAGGTGTGGGCTCAGGCTGCAGGGACGAACCGGGGGATGGTGACCGGTTCGAGAGACCAAGGACCATTGGGTGCAGGCACCGAAATCGAACACGGCTCGAGTTCGGATGCCAGTCCCCAATGCGACGACAATGGGCGGGCCGGACAGGCTCGGCGCTGAGCACCGAAGCGCCGGCCTATGCGGGCCCATAGAATGGCCGTGATCGGGGCAGCGACCCTCTACCCCACCGTCAGCGCTTCGAGGAGCGCATTCGCCATCACGATATGCCCTGTATGGTTCGGATGAACCGGCTCGGGACAGAAAGTCTCGGCGTCCCGGTACTTCAGTTGCTCCTGATAGATGTCGTGCATCGGGACATGCAGCGTTTCATACTTCGCAGCCATCTCGCGCACAACCGCGATGTACTCCGGGAGGGTCTCCAGCACCTTCGTACGGAAGCTTTGGCCGGATCCGGCGATGCTGATGTAGAAGGGATCCAGTAGCACGATGTTCGCATCCGTCTTCTCTCGGGTCATGCTCAGGATGTCGTTATATGCCTGCCGGTAGACGTCCACGGGGACGTAGGGTTGGGAATTGAGCAGATAAGAGTGCAGATCATTGATGCCGATCAAAATGGAGACCCAGTTGGGCTGGTGTCGGACGACATCATCCTCCCACCGGTCACGCAGGCCCACGGTCTTGTCGCCGCCGATCCCTCGGTTGATGTAGCGGATGTTTCGCTCGGGGTACTTCGCGGTCACCATCTCGATGAACATTGACGCATAGCCCGAGCCAAAGGGTGCGGCAGCTCCGCGACGACCGCAATCGGTGATGCTGTCGCCCTGGAAGATGAAAAGGTCCCCGTCCTTTACGCGAAAATCGCTCATGACCGGCCTCCATGATTGAACCGTCTGGAACGAGCAACGCCTATGTATACTGCGAAACCGGGCGGTTGTGAAGCGGAATGAAGTTGGCCTGGGCGTGTTGCAGGACACCGAAGCCCGCCGAGGGAATAGCGGTGCATGGATTCGACCATGCTGCACCGTGATAAGCCACGCCAGCGCGGCCTGACAGTGAGCGCCGCACTGGTCGGCGTCGGGCTGATTGCCGCCGGAAGCCTCTGGGTCCAGAAAGTCTCTCTCATCTCCCACACCTGCCAAGTTTCCGAGGGGACGCCGTCCGTCCCCGCTCTCATGGGACTGATACTGCTTTCAGGGCTGGCGATTCTCCTGCGCCTGAACCCCGGTGCGGCCCGTCGCGAACTGCTGATCATCTACACCATGATGAGCATCGGCGTGGCGCTGTCCAGCGACAATGTGATGCGCCAGTTGTTCCCGGCTCTCACCTCCATGCGGTACTTCGCCGGGCCGGAGAACGACTACGCGCTCTTCGCCGAGTACATTCCCCGCTGGCTGGCCGTTGCGGACAATGAAGCGGCGCGGCAGTTTTGCGAGGGTTCCGACGGCGGCGCAATCCCGTGGGGTGCATGGGCGCTCCCGCTGCTGACCTGGGGCGGGATCTTCGTCGGCTACAGCCTCTGCCTGTATTGTCTGCTGGCGCTTTTCCGCAAGCCCTGGGCGGACCAGGAGCACCTGTCGTTTCCGCTGGTGCAGCTTGCCATGGACCTCGCCCCGGGCGGGGAACATGGCGCCGGGCGCAAGCACGTACTGGCACAACCACTGTTCTGGATAGGGTTCGCGGGTGGGTTCGTCTTCAATGCCGTGAACATTGCCCATGCATTCTCGCCCGGCATCCCGGCAATGGGCGTGGGCTATGACTTCGGCGCACTCTTCACCCAGCAGCCGTGGACGGGCATCCGGCCGTTATACCTCGCCTTCCGCCCCGAAATCCTCGGCCTGGGTTACCTTGTGCCCGTGGATATCCTTCTCTCATCCTGGTTGTTCTACATCCTGCTGCGGTTCGAGAACTTCTTCGCCCAGTTGATGGGTTACAGCATCCCGGAGTTCCCCTTTGAAGGGCCCCAGGCTATGGGGGCTTACGCCGGGCTCATGCTTGCGCTGGTTTATATGGCGCGGAATCACCTGGCGCATGTGGTCAAGGCGGCTGTGGGCGCGGTTGCGGCCGATGATGATGAGGAGGCGGTGCCCTACCGGCTGGCGTTCTGGGGCGGGATGGGGGGACTGGCGGGGATGGTCCTCCTGTGCAATGCCGCCGGGGTGGGCTTGCCCATCTCAGTGAGTTACATCGCGCTTTCTGCGGTGGCTGCGGTGGTGTACGGCAGGTTGAGGGCCCAGGCAGGCCTCCCAATCAGCTACATCGTGCCGCGTGAGGAGACCCACCGGTCGGTGATGGCCTTGTGGCGCAGCCCCGGCAGACTTGGGCCGACGGCGCTCAAGCAGGAGACCAACTTCGCGGTGCTCACCGTGATCGCCCGGATGACCTTCCCGCAACTGGCGGCCTTCGAGATGGAGGGTATGAGGCAGGGCGACCTGGCGGGAATCCGGCGCGGCGATGTATTCGGCGCAATACTTATCGCGCTGGTGGTCGGGACCGCGATGGGCTACTGGACCCACCTCGCCGCGGCGTACGAGTACGGCAACAACATCCTGGACGGCGGAACCACCGTTGGCGGCTGGCGCACCCGACAGTCAGTGATCCAGTATGACCTGCTGCAGGCACGGTACACAGCGCCCGCAGGGATCAGTATCGGCTCCACGATTGGGCGCATCGCAGGCGTCGTCATCGTTCTCACGCTGGTCTGGCTGCGATCGAGGTTCCTGAGATTCCCGCTGAACCCGGTGGGCTATGCAATCGGGACAGCCTACGGCTACCACACCTGGTTCCCGATTTTCTGCGTCTGGCTGGCTAAGTCGCTGATCCTGCGGCTGGGCGGAGCGCGTCTGTACCGACAGGTCACCCCCATGTTTCTCGGTCTTGCGGTGGGGCACATGCTCACCGCCGGGGGTGTGTGGGGGATCGTGGGCACAATTGACGAAGACGTGGGCCGGCGCTATCTGATCTGGTTCACCTGATAGCCGAGCGTGGACGAGACGCGCGGGCAGCATGCAAAGCGGCCTGGAGTGGCTCTCGGATTGCCGCAAACCCGGGGGCGGCCACGAGGCTGTGGTAGTCGGATAACACCAGCGCATCCGCGCCGACCCGGGCCGCATAGACCACAGTGTCCACGACCCGGTCTTCCCGGGCAGGACTCGCGGTCAGCCAGAGAGCCGAGGCCTTCTCGTGCGCGTGGGCCAGTCTCCCTTGCCGTTCAACGGCTTCGCGCACAGCATGCTCCATGTCCCACCCCACCTCCTGCCATGGGACCAAAGAGAACAGTCCGTCGACCCCCGAGCAACTTACCAGTTCCTGCAAGCCGTCGGCCCCGGTGCCACCCACCTGCCCGAGAGGGGCCGGCGGCGGCATCACGAGCGATCCCAGTTTCCTGTCCACGGACTGGATTGCGGCGGCGGCGGCGAGGATGAACATGAGTACACTGTTGCGCCGGAACTCCAGGACTTCATCGGTCAGCTCCCGGGGCATGTCATGGCCGTAGCCGGCATTGAACAGGCGGGCGCAGTAGTGACAGCGGCAAGCCCACTG
This region of Armatimonadota bacterium genomic DNA includes:
- a CDS encoding creatininase family protein yields the protein MVTVENTWKEIRDSGVDTAIVAFGAIEQHGHHLPLCVDWMVADAVARRLGEELNAYVLPAMPFGCSREHMAFPGTITLRPSTLAAVLEDLVESLYHHGFRKIVLFSSHGGNWVLKPAMREISFRHDDLSLIWAGGPNPERGDPVPEETHAGKGETSLLLALRPELVHMELAVDSPGIVGQEFNDYVGYEKTTKTGAWGIPTQATAEGGEEALQQRVKSQAEYIRWAFRRLDELREQRSIVDADG
- a CDS encoding exo-alpha-sialidase, which encodes MAELIDVRRIYSDGFHNAFTDLLEWGGHYYLTFRQSDNHGLQPPGHVLVMRSEDLDSWEVCGRISTGGDDRDPKLVDAGDRIGLVMGTWYPRWQEGSIPNTPHDLVSQVTVSRDGTCWPVPRQCYSPNYWLWRVLPAEGRFLCAAYHFPRREDRLMRSVHLLVSDDFIDWRLHCFMREGYGSGEPVLYQPEPGVLHCVLRATEPDNHSWLGRSRAPYTEWEWADLGAMIHAPVVLKVADRWICAGRSQSRDLPPGTVEPDSGHHTSVWDITEGRAEYLLTVPSAGDCSYCGLAFAPDGTVAMSYYSQHEWMPLPPGQPTPADIFLAKFRL
- a CDS encoding zinc ribbon domain-containing protein; the encoded protein is MPIYEYRCRKCGSHFELLTDFQRRHDPADCPVCGANDAQRQMSVCAKGSTRTGSSCSISSGPG
- a CDS encoding winged helix-turn-helix transcriptional regulator, with the protein product MPEPTAADRELADAFKALGHPVRVALLHRLLNGEPCVSDLHECLGQSQPSISQHLGVLRDRGLIVPQRRGNRTCYQASDDRLRDLLNLARDILANPTAAKGSE
- a CDS encoding ISAs1 family transposase, translated to MKATQRESLLEALERVPDPRFRRGRRYSLASVLALAVCAMACGARSLYAIAQWGRDHRELVCEALGIQRLTTPDSATLHRIFRNLDVGAFEQVLGEWLCARGLKEGEAIALDGKTLRGIHGDQVPGVHLVAAFSHCSGIVLTQEAASGKGQELAAVKAVLARLDLQGHVVTGDALLAQRSLCGQVVKKGALPVASEGEPTDAV
- a CDS encoding ISAs1 family transposase, whose translation is MRVKANQPTLYEGIAVLFSSGVETSAPVRCVSKHGGRVEVRELVASTMLNEWAQWPHLAQVAQLTSWRTERGETTQETHYLITSLPPEQADPGRLLELSRGHWGIENRLHWVRDVTFDEDRCQVRSGAAPQVMSALRNFVIGVLRCAGASNIAAALRTYAAHPNRALALAAACP
- a CDS encoding PEP-CTERM sorting domain-containing protein codes for the protein MGEDYGQPDTGLSHGLRLFAESRGYSVAYENGNYQSYNQYIDAMDLTYGFSYADYMAEIDAGRPVLIHVTGHTMLGIGYDDTDADKVILYDTWDYSPHYMEWGMQYAGRQHEGVTVLKLDPAPTQDVPEPGTAALFGLGLAGFAAWRRRKAA
- the recO gene encoding DNA repair protein RecO is translated as MGTYPATGVTLLVHKYKGTQRLASFYTRERGKVEATVSGVGKPGSKLAPAVEPLVLSRLYFAEGRNMDRLTQCEVVESFYELRQDLQRLSLASYAAELVARTTEPGHPDPELFDALVHTLSALTVSEQPELVTWAFALRYLCLHGIGPRLDECGLCGACEPRTWRYVDQVGGIVCDACNGPQGLPILPQVRAALRSLLQLPPERVDRLRLNPGMKEQIRQLLRRHIRYHVGVELRSEQFMEKMARAGRMAVDGE
- a CDS encoding zinc-binding dehydrogenase, which produces MKTVVLGDQKAWLEDAPDPTPEGEWIVVKVNVSPICGSDMHAYRAPGEHRGQGHEGVGEVAAVSAASRRKVGERVLINPVSGCGDCRSCRSGNYIHCIQKPEGSGGHFAQYVRKQDWLCPVLPDDVPDDLASLMGCGLSPAYQALTRMKVSAFHTVLITGLGPVGLGATALASFLGARVIVADLEPWRRARALELGAEVALDPSRPDMLEALRELTRGEGVDRAVDASGSPVAERLCIDALGILGRAAFIGENQGNIEFSPSRDGIRRGIEIITAWHQNLSAIDDLITFLRRFPDARKLISHTFGFSRVDEAFATMASGKSAKVLLRPWD
- a CDS encoding SGNH/GDSL hydrolase family protein; translated protein: MSDFRVKDGDLFIFQGDSITDCGRRGAAAPFGSGYASMFIEMVTAKYPERNIRYINRGIGGDKTVGLRDRWEDDVVRHQPNWVSILIGINDLHSYLLNSQPYVPVDVYRQAYNDILSMTREKTDANIVLLDPFYISIAGSGQSFRTKVLETLPEYIAVVREMAAKYETLHVPMHDIYQEQLKYRDAETFCPEPVHPNHTGHIVMANALLEALTVG